GGCTTGATGTGCTGCAGGCGCGAGGTCAGCGGGCCGTCCGGCACCTTGATGCTGAAGAACTCCAGCCGCTCTTCCCAGTTGGCGCTGGCGATGGAGTAGGCGCGCAGCAGCGGCCGCGTCTCCGTCTCCAGGCCGATCATCACGAACTGGCCGTTGTCGAAGCGGAAGCCTTCGTTGCGGGTGGTGGTGAAGCTGAAGTAGTCGTCCGTCCAGTGACGGACTTCGAGCACCGTTTCGGGGCCAAAAGCAGAGGACATGCCGTTGATCGTTATGGGGAAGGAGCTGCCGCCATTCTACCCCATGCCGGTTCAAATGAGAGGGAATCTCATTTGGGAGGGCTCATCCCATGCGGCGTCACTTGGCGAACGACAGCTCGTAGGACAGGTACAGCGGCGCCTGCGGCGGGGCCAGCAGCGGGCGCTGGCGCAGGAAGCGCTCCAGGCACAACGCCAGCGGCGTGGTGCCGTTGCGCCAGCTCGCGCCGACGCTGCCGTCCGCCTGCAGCTGCACCACGATGGCGAACGGCGAGGTATCCGGGCGCGGCGTGGCGCAACTGGCCACGCCCTCGTCCAGCGCCGCGCGCTGCAGCGCCTGCAGGCGCTCGGCCACCGCGCCGGGCAGCGCGGCCTCGTCGCGGTCGGCCAGGGCCTTGGCCGCGGCGAAGTCGGAGGGCGCGGGCACCGGGTCGGCCGCGGCGGCGGGGAATGCCACGGCGGCGGCAAGCAGGCAGGGCAGAAGGCGTCGCGGCATGGCAGGTCCGGAAGGCAGGCGAGGCTCAACGATACCCAGCGGCCTGCAGTTCGAACAGCTCCGCGTAGCGGCCGCCCTGCGCCATCAGTTCGGCATGGGTGCCGCTGGCCTCGATCTGGCCACCGGCCAGCACCAAGATGCGGTCGGCCATGCGCACGCTGGAGAAGCGGTGCGAGATCAGCACCGCGGTGCGGTTGTCGGACAGCTCCTTGAAGCGCTGGAACACCTCGAACTCGCTGCGCGCGTCCAGCGCGGCGGTCGGCTCGTCGAGGATCATCACCTGCGCATCGCGCATGTAGGCGCGCGCGATGGCGATCTTCTGCCACTGCCCGCCGGACAGGTCCACGCCGGTCTTGAAGCGGCGCCCGATCAGTTGGTCGTAGCCGTGCGGCAGGCCCTCGATCAGGTCGGCGGCCATCGCCCGCTGCGCGGCGGCGCGGATTCGCGCCGCGTCGTCCATCGAATCGACCCGGCCCACGCCGATGTTCTCGCCGGCGCTGAGGTGGTAGCGCACGAAGTCCTGGAAGATCACCCCGAGGTTGGCGCGCAGGTCGTCCAGGTCGTAGTCGCGCAGGTCGCGGCCGTCGAGCAGGATGCGGCCTTCGTCCGGGTCGTACAGCCGCGCCAGCAGCTTGACCAGGGTGGTCTTGCCGGCCCCGTTCTCGCCGACCAGCGCCAGCACCTCGCCGGCGCGCAGTTCGAAGTCCAGGTGCCGCACCGCCCATTGCTCGGCGTCGGGGTAGCGGAAGCCGACGTTCTCGAACACGAAGCCGCGCACGATCGGCCGCGGCACCGGCACCGCCCCGGGGCGGGTGCGGATCTCCGGCACGATGCGGAAGAACGAATACAGGTCGTCCAGGTACAGCGCCTGCCCGGCCACCTGCGAAAAGCCGATCAGCAACCCTTCCAGCAACTGCCGCAGGCGCAGGAAGCTGCCGGCCAGGAAGGTCAGGTCGCCGATGCTGAAATCGCCGCGCACCGTGCGCCAGGCGATGTAGCCGTAGGCGGCGTAGTAGCCCAGCGTGCCCAGCGCGGCCAGCAGCGTGCCCCACAGCATGCGCTTGCGCGCCAGCGCGCGGTTGGCCTGGAAGAAGCGGTCGGCCAGCGCGCGGTAGCGCCCGATCAGGAAGCTGTGCAGGTTGAAGATCTTCACTTCCTTGGCGGTCTCGACGCTGGCGCCGACCTGGCGCAGGTAGTCGAGCTGGCGCCGCTCGGCGGTCCACTGGAAGTTCAGCGAGTAACCCAGCGCGTTGAAGTGCGCCTCGCCGACGAACGCCGGGATCAGCGCCACCGCCAGCAGCAGCATCAGCCACGGCGCGTAGACCACCAGGCCGATCGCGAAGCTGACCACGGTGATCGCGTCCTGCACCTGGCCGAACAGCTGGCTCATCAGGTTCATCCGGCCCATGGTCTGGCGCCGCGCGCGGTCGAGCTTGTCCTGCTGTTCCGGGTCCTCGAAATCCTCCAGGTCCAGCTGCGCCGCATGCTCCATCAGCTGCACGCTGGTGACGTTGTTGAACAGCTCCGACAGCAGCGTGTCGGCATAGCTGACCAGCCGCCCGAGCAGGTCCGAACCCACCGCCAGCGCCAGTTCCAGCGCCAGCAGTTCCAGCAGCCGCTGCAGCCGCCCGCTGGCCAGCGCCTGGCCGAACGAGGTGAAGCCGGGCGACTGCCCGACCAGGTGGATCGCCTCGTCGATGATCAGCTTGCCGATGTACAGCGAGGCCACCGGGATCAACGCGCGCAGCACGCGCAGGCCGATGCTGGTGAGGGTCAGCCAGCGGCTGGTCTGCCAGATCTGGCGCAGGAACGGCGGCAGGTTGCGCATCGCGTCGAAGCGCTCGCGCAGGCTGGGACCGGTGCGGGACGCAGAAGGCGCGGCGCCATGGGAAGCAGGAGAAGAGGCCATCGGCGCATTGTGCCGGGGCCGGGCGTGCGCGGGGAGTGTCGGGCGTGCTGGATGCGCGATCGGCGCGCAGCGTGGGGCGGTCGCCGCTGCATCTTCCTGCATTGCATTGGATCGGGCTTGGTCGGTAAGGCTGTCGCGACTGAAGTCGCTCCTACAGTCAGGCTGTCAGGCCGGCGGTAGGCGACGGCATCCAGGCAACGCCGGCCATCGCCGGAGCCGCAGCTGCTCGGCCGCCGCCATCTTGTGGGAGCGACTTCAGTCGCGACGGGCCTTGCCGACCGTGTCCGGGTCGCGACCGATCGCCGATGCCAGCCGGCGCCGCTTCGGCCAGCAGCCTGATGATGACCGGGCGCCAGACGCGCAGCGCCGGGGTCACCACCGTCAGCAAAAACGCCGGCCCCGGCCTCACTCGTCCAGGCGCAGGGTCAGGCACTTGGCCGCGCCGCCGGCCTTGAGGAATTCGTCCAGCGGGGTCTGCACCACGCGGTAGCCGATCGCGGCCAGGGCCGCGCACAGCGCGGGCGTGGCGCGGTTGAGCAGCAGGCGCTCGTCCAGGTCCACCGCATTGCAGGCGAAGGCGAGGGCGTCGGCTTCGCTCACCGCGATGCGTCGCGCCGGCGGAATGTGGTGGGCGATCGCCTGCTGGGCGTCCGCGTCGAACGCGGCCGGGTAATACAGCAGGTAGCCGTCGCGCAGCGGGCAGAAGCAGGTGTCCAGATGGTAGAAGCGCGGATCGACCAGGCGCAGCGGCATCACCTCGATGTCGAGAAGATCGGCCAGCTCGTGCGCGGCGGCCAGGTCGCTGCGATGGCCGTGGCCCATCCACAGCCGGCGCGCGCCGCGGTCCAGCAGCGCGTCGCCGGCGCCCTCGAAAAACAGGTCCTCGGGCAGCGACTGGATGCGGAAGCCGGCGCGGCGGCACCAGTCGGCGAACAGCGCTTCCTCGCCGCGGCGCTCGGCATGGCGGAAGCGGCTGGGCACGAAACGGTCGCCGAGCACCAGGCCGGCGTTGGCGCTGAACACCATGTCCGGCAGGCCTGCGGCCGGGGCGATGCGTTCGACCCGGGTCCCGGCGGCCTCGGCCGCGGCGACCAGCGCGTTCCATTGCAGCTGCGCGCGCTCGCGGCTGGCGGCGTGGACGTTGCCTTCCATCCATGGATTGATCACGTAGTCCACCGCGAAGTGCTGCGGCGCGCACATCAGCAGGCGGTGGCCGTCGCGGGCGGCCGCGGGGGCTCGTGGCGCCGGGTCGGCCAGGGCCAGGTCCGCATCGTCCTCGACCGCCGTCCCCGCCAGGAATTTCTCGATCATGCCCGTCTCGCCTCTGCGCTGGTGATGCGCGCACGCTAGCGGGGGCGTGTTGCGGGGACATGTCGGGGGTGGAGCCGGGATTGGGGATTCGGGGTGGGGCCGTGCGGCGCGTGGTGTGGCGTACCGGCGGGGCCGGTACGCCGGGGGCGCTTACGGCATGGCCGGTTGCAGGCCGACGCCGAGCCGGTTCCAGGCGTTGATCAGGGCGATCGCCATGGTCAGCGCGCTGATGCCCTGCGCATCGAAGTGCGCGGCGAGTGCGTCGTAGCACGCGTCCGCCGGCGCGGCGCTGGGCAGGGTGGTCAGCGCTTCGGCCCAGGCCAGCGCGGCGCGTTCGCGGGCGTCGAAGAAACGGCTCTCGCGCCAGCCGGCGACGGTGTCCAGCTTGCGCGGCTCCGTGCCGGCCTTGCGCAAGGCGGTGGCGTGCATGTCGATGCAGTAGCTGCAACCGTTGAGCTGGGAGACGCGCAGGAACACCAGTTCGGCCAGTTCGGCGCCGAGCACGCCCTCGTGCACCTGCTGGCTGGCGCTCAGCAGGGCGCGGAAGGCGACGGGTTCGTGGCGGGTGTAGTCGATGCGATGGAAGTGCATGTGCGTTGCTCCATGGCGGCCACACTGGCCGCCTTCGCAACAAGGACGCGCGATCGCGCGCTGGTGTGACAGTACACGGTGCGGCGCTGGGCGATCGTCGCTGGCCGTGCCGCGCGCAGCGGGCAGGCGCGCACGGCTGCCAGCGCGCGCCAGTTAGCCCCGCACCGTCAGCGGCGGCAGCTTGTCCGGATTCATCAGCGTCAGCACTTCGACGATGCGCTCGCCTTCGATCACCACCAGCACCGCCGAATGCAGCCGCGCGCCGCTGAAGCGCAGGATCGCCGGTTCGCCGTTGACCGTGCCGAGCCGCGCCTGCAGGCCCAGCCCGCGCCGCGCCACCGCCCAGTACAGCCGGGCGATGCGCTCGGCGCCGAGCAGCGGCCGCAGCGTGGCGGTGACCTTGCCGCCGCCGTCGGACAGCATCCGCGCATTGGCGTCGAGCAGCGCGACGATCGCATCGCGGTCGCCCTGCTGCGAGGCGTGCATGAAGCGCTCGAGCAGTTGCCGGTGGCGTTCCGGCGTCGCCGCGAAGCGCGGCCGCCCGGCCTTGAGCCGTTCGCGCGCGCGATGCACCAGCTGCCGACAGTTGGCTTCGGCATGGCCGAGCAGTTGCCCGATCTGCGCATAGTCGTAGTCGAAGGCTTCCTTCAGCAGGAACGCGGCGCGCTCGTCCGGGCCCAGCCGTTCCAGCAGCGCCAGGAACGCCACCGACACCTGCTCGGCGCGCGCATGGCGCTCGGCCGGATCGGCGTCCTCGGCGATCTCCAGCGGCTCGGGCAGCCACGGCCCGGTGTAGTGCACGCGCGCGCTGCGCGCGGCGCGCAGCCGGTCCAGCCCGAGCCGGGTGGTGGTGGTCACCAGCCAGGCCTCGGGGTCGCGGATCGCGGCGCGGTCGCTGGACTGCCAGCGCAGCCAGGCGTCCTGCAGCACGTCCTCGGCATCCTGGCGGCTGCCGAGCAGGCGATAGGCCAGGCCGAACAGCCTGGGACGCTGGGATTCGAAGGTCGGATCGGGGCTCATGGCGACCAGGACGGAACAGGGCGTGCCGGCGTGACAGCGGGCGGGGCGGCCACTTTGCCCTAAAATGCACCGGTTTCCCCCTCGCCAGCCGTAGAGCCAGCCGTGACCTCGATCAAGCAGGAAGACCTCATCCAGTCCGTCGCCGACGCGCTGCAGTACATCAGCTACTACCACCCGGTCGACTACATCAAGAACCTGGCCGCCGCCTACGAGCACGAACAGTCGCCCGCGGCCAAGGACGCGATCGCGCAGATCCTGATCAACTCGCGCATGTGCGCCGAAGGCCACCGCCCGATCTGCCAGGACACCGGCATCGTCACCGTGTTCCTGGAAATCGGCATGAACGTGCGCTGGGACGACGCCACGATGGGCGTGGAGGACATGGTCAACGAGGGCGTGCGCCGCGCCTACAACCATCCGGACAACAAGCTGCGCGCCAGCGTGCTGGCCGACCCGGCCGGCAAGCGCGCCAACACCCGCGACAACACCCCGGCGGTGGTCAACACCAAGATCGTGCCGGGCGACCACGTCGAGGTGATCGTCGCGGCCAAGGGCGGCGGCTCGGAGGCCAAGAGCAAGTTCGCCATGCTCAATCCCTCCGACTCGATCGTGGACTGGGTGCTCAAGACCGTGCCGACCATGGGCGCCGGCTGGTGCCCGCCGGGCATGCTCGGCATCGGCATCGGCGGCACCGCCGAGAAGGCGATGCTGCTGGCCAAGGAAGCGCTGATGGAGCCGATCGACATCGTCGACCTGCAGGCGCGCGGCGCGGCCAATCGCGCCGAGGAGCTGCGCCTGGAACTGTACGAGAAGGTCAACGCGCTGGGCATCGGCGCGCAGGGCCTGGGCGGGCTGACCACGGTGCTGGACATCAAGGTCAAGGACTACCCGACCCACGCCGCCAACCTGCCGGTGGCGATGATCCCCAACTGCGCCGCCACCCGCCACGCGCACTTCACCCTGGACGGCAGCGGCCCGGTGATGCTGGAGCCGCCGTCGCTGGAGGACTGGCCGAAACTGACCTACAACCCGGGCAACGCGCGCCGGGTGAACCTGGACACCATCACCCGCGAGGAAGTGGCCAGCTTCAAGCCGGGCGAGGTGGTCCTGCTCAACGGCAAGCTGCTGACCGGCCGCGACGCCGCGCACAAGCGCATGGTCGACATGCTCAACCGCGGCGAGAAACTGCCGGTCGATTTCACCAACCGCTTCATCTACTACGTCGGCCCGGTCGATCCGGTGCGCGACGAGGTGGTGGGCCCGGCCGGCCCGACCACCGCCACGCGCATGGACAAGTTCACCCGGCAGATGCTGGAGCAGACCGGCCTGCTCGGCATGGTCGGCAAGTCCGAGCGCGGCGATGCGGCGATCGACGCGATCCGCGACAACAAGGCGGTGTACCTGATGGCGGTCGGCGGCTCGGCCTACCTGGTGTCCAAGGCGATCAAGGCCTCGCGCGTGCTGGCGTTCGAGGACCTGGGCATGGAGGCGATCTACGAGTTCGAGGTCAAGGACATGCCGGTCACCGTGGCGGTGGATGCCAGCGGCGAGTCGGTGCACAAGACCGGGCCGCGCGAATGGCAGTCGCGCATCGGCAAGATCCCGGTGGTGGTCGAGCCGGCCTGAGCGGCGCCGCGTGCCGGCGCGGCATGCGAGACTGCCGCCGCCGCCGTCGCCCGGTTCCGGCGACTCCCCAGGAGACTGCATGAGCGCCACCCTGTACTACTCGCCCAGCACCGCCGCGTTGGTGGTGCACTGGCTGCTGATCGAACTGGACGTGCCGCATACGCTGCACGCGCTGGATTTCGAACGGCGCGAGCACAAGTCGCCGGACTACCTGCGGCTCAATCCCGCCGGCCTGGTGCCGACGCTGGTGCTGGACGGGCAGGTGCTGACCGAGGCGCCGGCGATCGCGCTGCACCTGGCCGACCTGCATCCGCAGGCCGGGCTGGCCCCGCCGGTCGGCAGCCCGGCACGCGCCGCGTACTACCGCTGGATGTTCTTCTGCGCCAATACGCTGCAGCCGGCGTACCGCGCCTGGTTCTATCCGGACGAGCCGGCCGGTGCCGGCAACGTCGAGGCGAGCAAGGCGCAGGCGCGGCACAAGCTGGAGGCGGCCTGGGAACAGGTGGCGCAGCACCTGCAGGCGAACGGTCCGTACCTGCTCGGCGCGCAGCTGTCGGCGGCCGATTTCATGTTGACGATGATGATGCGCTGGTCGCGCAACATGCCGCGGCCCACCGATACCTGGCCGGCGCTGCAGGCCCACGCGCAACGGATGAAGGCGCGCCCGGCGTTCCAGGAAACCTACCGCCGCGAAGGCCTGACCGACTGGACCTGAGCGCGGCGGCGCGGGTGCCGCGCGGCGGCCGTCGATGGCCGCCGCGAGCGTTCCCCGAGTGAGGCCCGTCGGGCCTCAGTACCACTCCAGCAGCGACACGCCCAGGCCCACGTAGGTGGCGCGATGGTTGTAGTCGATCATGCTCTCGCCGTAGCCGTCGAACACCTGCACATGGCCGCGCAGCAGGTTGCTGATCGGGAAACCCCAGTCCAGCTGCACCGCGCCGTGCGAGCGGTCGCCGCCGCGCAGCGAATGCCGCGCCATCAGCGAGATCTCGTGGCCGCCGCGGTTGTAGGTCAGGGTCGCGTCGCCGCGGCCCATGTAGTCCTCGATGTCCGGGTTGTTGTCCTGGCGGTCGTTCTCCGGGATCCGGTACCACGGGCGCAGCACCAGCGCCCAGTTCTCGCGGTCCAGGCCGATGTTGAGGATCGCCCGGTTCCAGCTGCGCGAGAGCGGATCGCTGCGGCCGTTGGACTGGTGGTTGAGCTGGATCCCGGTCATCCGCCCCTTCCAGCCGAACAGGCTGTAGTTGTTGCGGAACACCAGCGCCAGTTCCGGCTCGTAGTCGGTCTCGCGGAACGGCCGCGACTGCTCGCTGTTGTAGACCTGCCAGCGCGAACTCTGGGTATAGGCGCCCCACAGGTCGCCGTTGTCGCCGAAGATGTTCTCCACGATCTTGGTCTTGAAGCTGAGCTGGAACTTGGCCTCGATGCTGTCCAGCGGCTCGGCGCTGGTCACCGTGTTGTTCGGGTTCGGCGAGGACGGCATCTCGTTCTTCTTGCTGGTCCAGAACGCCGGCAGCAGGTATACCGGCTTGTAGGCGCGCAGCTGGAAGTTGCCGAGCTTGGAATCCTTGGCCAGCTCCCAGCGGCTGTCCAGCAGCGAGCCCTTGCCGGCGTTGGCGATGGTGGCGTCGTAGCGGTCGTCCTTGAACAGCGAGGCGGTGCGCTGGCGGGTGCGCTCGGCCAGGCCGGCGTCCTGCGGGATCGACGCGTCCAGCTGCTGCTTCTGGTTCTCGCTGGCGATCTTCGCCGCCGCGTCGGCGGCCTGCGGATCGGCAACACGGCGCGACAGCGCCTGGTCGTAGCAGGACAGGCGCGCGGCGTCGCTGGAAATGGCCACGCAGGCTTCCGGCGAGGCAGGAGTGGGCATCACTTCCTGGGCATGGGCCAGCGGCATCGCCGCGAAGGACAGCAGCAACAGGGGACGGGCCGGGCGGTGGGACATGCGGTTCTCTCGGAAACGGGCGGCGCGGGCGGGGAGTGCGCTGCCGAGGGGAATGGCCGGGTGCGAAAATACAGGAAGCCGCCGCAACGGCGTCGTCACGTGTTCATCGCAGGGCGCGAACGCCCGCGCTTCAGAACAGCCAGGCCGCGGCGAACAGGCCGACCATCGCCAGCGCCAGGCCCAGCTTGGCGGCGGTGCCCAGGACGATGCCCAGCCAGGTGCCGAGCCCGACCTTGGTCGCCTGCTGCAACTGCCGGCCATGCCAGTACTCGCCGGCCAGCGCGCCGACGAAGGGGCCGACGAACAGGCCGATCGGCATGAAGAACAGCCCCGCCACGCTGCCCAGCACCGAGCCCCACAGCGCCTTGCGGCTGGCGCCGACGCGCTTGGCGCCGAACACCGTGGCCAGGAAGTCGACCAGGAACGACAGCAGGGTAAGCGCGCCGAGCACGGTCAGCATCACCCAGCCCACGCGCTGGAAGCCGTCGGCCCATGCCGCCAGCAGCAGCCCGGCGAACAGCAGCGGCATGCCCGGCAGCGCCGGCAGCACCACCCCCGCCAGCCCCAGGAAGACCAACAGGCCGGCGACCATGTAATAGATGAACGTAGGGTCCACGCGGCTCACTCCGGGGGTGATTTGGGGGTTGACAGGCGGGGTGTTTTTGCTGATTGCATTTTCATTTTGGCCGGGGTAAGTTTTCAGCCGCTGCGTTTGCAAAGGTCACCGTGAATCGTGGCCCGATGCGGTAGATCCAACGATCCGCTACAGCGTTATACCTCGCTTCCTCCTTGCAACCAGCCGCCGACCCCCGGCGTACCCACCCCTGAGACGTGTTCCAAGGAGTAAGTCCATGACTGACGGCAATCGCGAAAACGGCACCGTGAAATGGTTCAACGATGCCAAGGGCTTCGGTTTCATCAGCCGCGAGAACGGCGAGGACGTGTTCGTGCACTTCCGCGCCATCCAGACCCAAGGCTTCAAGAGCCTGAAGGAAGGGCAGAAGGTCAGCTTCACCGTGGTCCAGGGCCAGAAGGGCCTGCAGGCCGACGCGGTGCAGCCGGTCTGAATCGGGCGCGCCGCTCCGGCGCGCTCCAGCGCCGCGATCGCGCCCAGCAAAAAGGCCCGCATTGCGGGCCTTTTTGCGTTGCGGCAAAGTGCGGCGGCGCGGCTTAGCGCGGCACCACGCGGCCGTTGACC
The Xanthomonas sp. AM6 DNA segment above includes these coding regions:
- a CDS encoding ABC transporter ATP-binding protein, giving the protein MASSPASHGAAPSASRTGPSLRERFDAMRNLPPFLRQIWQTSRWLTLTSIGLRVLRALIPVASLYIGKLIIDEAIHLVGQSPGFTSFGQALASGRLQRLLELLALELALAVGSDLLGRLVSYADTLLSELFNNVTSVQLMEHAAQLDLEDFEDPEQQDKLDRARRQTMGRMNLMSQLFGQVQDAITVVSFAIGLVVYAPWLMLLLAVALIPAFVGEAHFNALGYSLNFQWTAERRQLDYLRQVGASVETAKEVKIFNLHSFLIGRYRALADRFFQANRALARKRMLWGTLLAALGTLGYYAAYGYIAWRTVRGDFSIGDLTFLAGSFLRLRQLLEGLLIGFSQVAGQALYLDDLYSFFRIVPEIRTRPGAVPVPRPIVRGFVFENVGFRYPDAEQWAVRHLDFELRAGEVLALVGENGAGKTTLVKLLARLYDPDEGRILLDGRDLRDYDLDDLRANLGVIFQDFVRYHLSAGENIGVGRVDSMDDAARIRAAAQRAMAADLIEGLPHGYDQLIGRRFKTGVDLSGGQWQKIAIARAYMRDAQVMILDEPTAALDARSEFEVFQRFKELSDNRTAVLISHRFSSVRMADRILVLAGGQIEASGTHAELMAQGGRYAELFELQAAGYR
- a CDS encoding arginine deiminase-related protein; this encodes MIEKFLAGTAVEDDADLALADPAPRAPAAARDGHRLLMCAPQHFAVDYVINPWMEGNVHAASRERAQLQWNALVAAAEAAGTRVERIAPAAGLPDMVFSANAGLVLGDRFVPSRFRHAERRGEEALFADWCRRAGFRIQSLPEDLFFEGAGDALLDRGARRLWMGHGHRSDLAAAHELADLLDIEVMPLRLVDPRFYHLDTCFCPLRDGYLLYYPAAFDADAQQAIAHHIPPARRIAVSEADALAFACNAVDLDERLLLNRATPALCAALAAIGYRVVQTPLDEFLKAGGAAKCLTLRLDE
- a CDS encoding carboxymuconolactone decarboxylase family protein; this encodes MHFHRIDYTRHEPVAFRALLSASQQVHEGVLGAELAELVFLRVSQLNGCSYCIDMHATALRKAGTEPRKLDTVAGWRESRFFDARERAALAWAEALTTLPSAAPADACYDALAAHFDAQGISALTMAIALINAWNRLGVGLQPAMP
- a CDS encoding RNA polymerase sigma-70 factor; translated protein: MSPDPTFESQRPRLFGLAYRLLGSRQDAEDVLQDAWLRWQSSDRAAIRDPEAWLVTTTTRLGLDRLRAARSARVHYTGPWLPEPLEIAEDADPAERHARAEQVSVAFLALLERLGPDERAAFLLKEAFDYDYAQIGQLLGHAEANCRQLVHRARERLKAGRPRFAATPERHRQLLERFMHASQQGDRDAIVALLDANARMLSDGGGKVTATLRPLLGAERIARLYWAVARRGLGLQARLGTVNGEPAILRFSGARLHSAVLVVIEGERIVEVLTLMNPDKLPPLTVRG
- a CDS encoding fumarate hydratase, whose translation is MTSIKQEDLIQSVADALQYISYYHPVDYIKNLAAAYEHEQSPAAKDAIAQILINSRMCAEGHRPICQDTGIVTVFLEIGMNVRWDDATMGVEDMVNEGVRRAYNHPDNKLRASVLADPAGKRANTRDNTPAVVNTKIVPGDHVEVIVAAKGGGSEAKSKFAMLNPSDSIVDWVLKTVPTMGAGWCPPGMLGIGIGGTAEKAMLLAKEALMEPIDIVDLQARGAANRAEELRLELYEKVNALGIGAQGLGGLTTVLDIKVKDYPTHAANLPVAMIPNCAATRHAHFTLDGSGPVMLEPPSLEDWPKLTYNPGNARRVNLDTITREEVASFKPGEVVLLNGKLLTGRDAAHKRMVDMLNRGEKLPVDFTNRFIYYVGPVDPVRDEVVGPAGPTTATRMDKFTRQMLEQTGLLGMVGKSERGDAAIDAIRDNKAVYLMAVGGSAYLVSKAIKASRVLAFEDLGMEAIYEFEVKDMPVTVAVDASGESVHKTGPREWQSRIGKIPVVVEPA
- a CDS encoding glutathione S-transferase family protein — encoded protein: MSATLYYSPSTAALVVHWLLIELDVPHTLHALDFERREHKSPDYLRLNPAGLVPTLVLDGQVLTEAPAIALHLADLHPQAGLAPPVGSPARAAYYRWMFFCANTLQPAYRAWFYPDEPAGAGNVEASKAQARHKLEAAWEQVAQHLQANGPYLLGAQLSAADFMLTMMMRWSRNMPRPTDTWPALQAHAQRMKARPAFQETYRREGLTDWT
- a CDS encoding phospholipase A → MSHRPARPLLLLSFAAMPLAHAQEVMPTPASPEACVAISSDAARLSCYDQALSRRVADPQAADAAAKIASENQKQQLDASIPQDAGLAERTRQRTASLFKDDRYDATIANAGKGSLLDSRWELAKDSKLGNFQLRAYKPVYLLPAFWTSKKNEMPSSPNPNNTVTSAEPLDSIEAKFQLSFKTKIVENIFGDNGDLWGAYTQSSRWQVYNSEQSRPFRETDYEPELALVFRNNYSLFGWKGRMTGIQLNHQSNGRSDPLSRSWNRAILNIGLDRENWALVLRPWYRIPENDRQDNNPDIEDYMGRGDATLTYNRGGHEISLMARHSLRGGDRSHGAVQLDWGFPISNLLRGHVQVFDGYGESMIDYNHRATYVGLGVSLLEWY
- a CDS encoding DUF456 domain-containing protein; this translates as MDPTFIYYMVAGLLVFLGLAGVVLPALPGMPLLFAGLLLAAWADGFQRVGWVMLTVLGALTLLSFLVDFLATVFGAKRVGASRKALWGSVLGSVAGLFFMPIGLFVGPFVGALAGEYWHGRQLQQATKVGLGTWLGIVLGTAAKLGLALAMVGLFAAAWLF
- a CDS encoding cold-shock protein, which gives rise to MTDGNRENGTVKWFNDAKGFGFISRENGEDVFVHFRAIQTQGFKSLKEGQKVSFTVVQGQKGLQADAVQPV